acagctatttttttttttttttttcataacgCTTTAGCTAGTTGAAAGTTAATTAGGATTGTCTTAAATGTGCTCTTGCCTTTTCGGTTAATAGCTATAGCTAGAAGTTGcatgttttttgtttttttttttcgtcataTTTTCACTAGCTAAAAGATCTTTATGGAtgtttggtatttttttttcctctttttcataAATAGCCATGGGCATAtagcttttttctttttttttttttttgtccaaaTATTTTAGCTAGCTGAAAGATCTTTACggatattttacattttttcgcctcttttCCCTGAATAGTCATGTGCatatagctttttttttttaatgcaacTTTTTTCAGttgtaaaaaagtttttttttgttgttgtagctaggtgaaggaaaaaatcttTAACAATTGttgtttttacattttccatttaatttaatttaaatttaatttaattcaattttaatttaatttaactttattatcatttatttatttgctatttatttgtaatttatttgtttattttgtgttaattctttttattttatgtttcctgtttttttgtccatatatgtatttccctttttagcacatttttttcacatttttgtcttttccatattttcaacttcgtcattttttcatttttcgtatcttcatttttttagttttttcgCCAACCTGTCTGCCTTTTTAGTTTTCCCATTAACATtttctacaattttttattctttcaaaaaatgaatacctTCAAGtcgctttttttaattttcgcTTCGGCGCTGTATTGCGCCCACTCCGTAAGCCTTAAGGGCAGCAATGGCAGAGGAGATAATCATAAACTAAATATGATCTTGGATGGCAAAAGTAAAGTAGAACTAATCAAAGCACACAACCACTCATTCCATTCTGGCTTATACACGGACGAGTCCAAAAAATTCACTTGCGAATGTACATGCACAGGCAGTAATAACActgaggggggaagtgaaagCGGAAGTGGAGGTGAAACCGAAACGggaggggaaagcggcaatGGTTCAGGAAGCGGAAGTGGAGGTGAAACCGAAACGGGAGGAGAAAGCGGCAGTGGTTCAGGAAATGGAAGCGGTTCAGGAAGCGGCAGCGGATCAGGAGGCGGCAGCGGGGGTGAAACCGAagcagggggaagcggaacaGCCGGAGGTAGCCATGATAGAAAACCTCCAAGAGAAATTTTAGAGGaatataagaaaagaaaacaagGAATAATTGCAGGATATTATGGTTCATGGAATAGTCAAGGAGATAGAGCCAAAAATATGACCGATTCTAGCCCAATGGTATCAATACTGTACATTGCTTTTGCTcgtataaatatgttttatgaTGTATCTAGACCATTTAACGGAAAGCAGAAATTTTTAGTAAGGAAACATGGACTAGAATATGAAACCTACGGAGTGATGCTAAACGAAATCAGGAGAATAAGGAAAGCACGCCCAGACATCATCTTAATTCTATCATTAGGAGGAGAAACGTACATGATAGATATTACAAAAGATATTGACTATATAGACCAAATAGTTAAGCTCGTAAAAGATTTTGATTTTGATGGTGTAGATATTGACTGGGAACCACATGGCAGCTTTAACAATCTAAACGAACTAGacttttcaaaatattatattaaattaatcaACTTAATAAGAAGTAGCATCCCAGAAGAGAAAGTCATCTCCATATCGGGATCATCCAATGCAGCCTTATCATGTGTATCGGTAAATGAAACATTTTGCAAAGACGATGACTCTCCATATAACACGAACTACTTGTCTCaacaaatgggtaaaaaCGAAGAGCTATACAAAGCGTCCACTATGTTATCTACAGGTACTTTTgtcaacatttttaacacagcaaaggaaaaaattgacctTGTATTTATTCAAACGTACAACTTAGAGACGACAAACCCAAGTATAATGGTAGACATGTATCTATCCCATCTCTATTTCGGACTGAAATATAACATCACAGTTTTGCTAGGATTTTCATTAGAACACAACCGAGGTGGGTTCAGTCCAGAAGACAGAGCATTAGTCGAATTAGTATCAAAAACGATTCATGACGAAAATCATAAGCACAATCGAGCAGACGGAGTAGGAATATGGCACTTGTTCATGAAAGAACAGTTGCCAACTGGGTCATATGATATAGATGCGTTCCTTACGAATGTATGGAAACATTTAAACCCCCAGGTAGAAGCACCAAAGGACGTAGTTACAACTCAAAACCCTGATGACTGTAACAGTATAGATGAATATGTTTCTGGACTTGTTGTATCTAAATCAGGCGTGTATTACAAGCACAATGGAGCTATATGGAAAACTAGGTCATACTCAACCCGTGCTCCTGGTGTTGACAGATATGAATGGGACTTGGTCAAAATATGTTATGAAAGAGCGTGCAACGGGAAGGCGGCTCATTACTTTAACACTGATTATCAAAATGGATCTATAGTTATATGGAAAGGAGAAGCATTCACTATTAAATGGTGGCAATCTGGACCTCCTGAAGGCGCGGCGTTGGAAGCATATGAAAAATTGGATGCATCCGAATGTCCAGGACTGTCGGAATGGAACAAGGAGCACCCACATAAGCCAATTGAGGAAGACATCCCCTATGAGCAAGAGGAAGACGCGCCTCTGTAAAATGCGAGCGTAGAATGACATATTTCTAGCGTTCGAAGAGAAGCGAGCAGGTGTGCAGATCAATGcttcaaaatattatcacattttgtttttcgttttgtaTCACTATGCAAAGcggtgcttttttttgtgtaccaCCTTACAAAgcggtgttttttttttttttttttttttttagctttatAGTGTTAAGTTTGTCTTTTATGCTTTGTGCGTTGAGCTCAAcgtgtgtttcttttttttttaattgtgaGCCTGGAGCTCTGAAACGAATTATAAAAACGCTGGAAACTAGTCTCGCTATATATACATgaattaaacaaatataaaaatgcaatATAGTACTAACAGAATTGTACAAAAATGCAGTCGAATATGCACCTGGAGATGTATACCTAGGCATACGCGTTCCTGCACACAAATCATCACGGTTTAGTGGTAAAAACTGCGCATTGGTAAAATTGCAAACGGAAGCGTGTGATTAGCAATTAGCTCTAAACATTTCTTTCGGTTAAGTCACCTAAAATAGGCTAAAGAGATAattcacttaaaaaaaatataggtaaaaggaacaaataaataatattatcagTGGGATCTAAATCGAGTTATGAATATTTCACAATTTGATGCGGTGTAAAAAAATCTGACTATGTGGCATCAACGTTCCTTTTATGTTGCTACAAAATATGCGTtcaaacgggggggggaaatatgcACCTATACTCACCCAACATAGGTGTATGTTTTTCCCTATGTCAAATAGGACATTTGCAAAACAGATGATCATAATTTCTTATAaggcttcttttttattgtaCTTTGTTCACAGCATGTCAAAGGGAGCGTACTGTGCTCGCCTTCTGCCTCTACCTCTTCTTCCGCCTCTGCCTCTACCTCTGCCTCTGTTGCCATGATTGTTCTACGGAGAAATTGTGAAAttgcatttttgtaaaaaagttttttctcatttttctcatttttttttttgagataacatttttgatgaaaataacacagcgcATAGGCGTGTGTAGATACAAAGGCTCATCCCTGTGGACGATGTCGTAGGATTACCACGTTATATATCGACTGCCTTAATTCACGTGATATcatcattaaaatataaattactagtaatatgtataaataaaagaatgtaaaaaaaaaataatcaccaAAATCAATAGAATTGCCAAAAATACTGGTATTAGAGTTATTCGAAatatcatttaaaatttcctcTTCACTTGATGCTTCTTGAACTGCATAACCGGCCCAAATTTTCGAATTTTGTGAATGCATTggttccatttttaatatctaaaaggaaagaacaattttaaaatatcatcattatttttttttctcaccatgATTCAGGCAGCATATGCCTTTTTGTCACGAATGGGGTGCATAAGTTACTATGTCTATAAAGTGGGAGCTTCAACAGAAcggtataataaaataagaaggaaaaagattCAACGAATCTTCATAAAACTGTGAAGGTCCACCTATGGGGTCTACAAATATGGATACGTGCATTTATCAATATGTTTTGTAGCGACTATACAGGTTCATTGATCACTGCACTGAGGGGGGGTTTCTATCCTTCCACGTGAAACCCTGCAGTAGGCGCAATTCGCCTTCTTAGCTCTCCCTACtgatatatttcttttaaaaaaatatgtctaCAAATTTGTGATGTAAGTTAACTTTTTTCTCAGAAAGGGTTTACACTTATTACGCTAAGATTataaaggggtaaaaatatCCTGTGCCGCAGAATTATTCTGTCagtctgcaaaaaaaaaaacgcacgcaaaaatgaagaagaatcaTTATGCTACACAAATTCAGCATATTTTAAATGGTTATCGTCAAATAGATTAACGGAAATGTACAACTTTTTGACCGATTTTTAAAccgtatttttttcacagtCAAGTTGTTCTCTgctatttaatattttccagCCGTGGCGTAAAGGTGATACACAAAGAAAAGCACTTTTACGTAATTCTCATAAATTGGGGGCATTCCCAAATTAAGCGCATAATGTcaaagcggttaagcggacTGTTAAGCGGACTGTTAAGCGGACTGTTACgcaaacattttaatatactcACTTTTGTAGGCAATTGTTTTAAACCCACGGCTTGCAGAAATGTTCCCAGGGTTTtggtgtttttattttttccgatttttttccgattttttttgctattttggggcaaaaaaaaagagtaatcGCCTCGtttcacaaaatttaaaaagttgttAATCATTTAATTGAGCATTCCAGCAATTTAGCAGACCAACTGTTTCAGGAATGTccacaaaaatgtataaacgCTTCCGTATTTTGAGGAgacctttttttaaaatttaaaaatggaaacaaaattggaaaagttCTCCCGTTCCACCGGTGCAGTGCAGTACTGTTgcgctgatttttttttgtgtgcaactTCAAACATAATTGTGAATATAGAGGGTGAATTCTCAGCCATGTTGTCATCGAAATTGTTCAAGTGGCcgaaaaattatttagctCAATCCATGGCTTTATCATTAATATGAGTCGCGACATCATCGAACATGTgccttttgcattttaagGTGGATACGTATTTACATATGTTTATGGatggaattattttttttttttttttcctcctttcattttgcatatCTCATTATTCACAcgtttaataaaaaggaaaattatttattttcccatatGACAAATTTTGACTAACCcccgtttggaaaaaagaggaaccaCCAGACGTTTGGGAGGTGGATACCACCGGGTgtttgaaaaaagggaaccacTAAATGGTTAAGGAGCGAAGATAAAAATGAGTGAACCTTTTTAAAGACCcaacataaataattaacGGCGTGACCCCCATAGGGGGAGGTCCCATTAACCCGTTCAGCACAACGAAAATtacgtgcatttttttttttctttaaattgtTTAAGAAACCACTAATTATGAGGCTTCCTGCGAGTTCATGCGCTGTGTACATTTTGCATCCGTCCTATATTAATCTTTATCGCAGCATACGCAAAAACAGGTTGTTTTGTTAATGAACCCAGATTAAGGGGACTTCCCTGGGAGTACTCTCCGTTGTGTAAAAACTGCACAAAACAACTggaacacaaaaaaggttCAAATAAAGtgaataaaatttgcataatGTGCGTGTAGCGATGTATTGCAAACCCGTAATGAACATTTATtccccaaaaaggaagcagaagaaaCGGCCTGTCaatccctttttaaatattttgctgGCACAAGGGGAACACTTCTTCCCTCGCAAAATTGACATTTGAATTTCGCGTTTTACTTTCCCGCACGGTAATTCCATTCACACTCCCTCGCTTAAagcaatttttacaaacgtaaaaatatagcaGTGTATAAGGCTAACATACagcattttaaattttgcaaaagtttaCCCATTCGAGGAAAGGAGAATCCATTTTTCCTCGTTCAAAGTGATTGCCaaggaataaaa
This genomic window from Plasmodium vivax chromosome 1, whole genome shotgun sequence contains:
- a CDS encoding chitinase (encoded by transcript PVX_087680A); its protein translation is MNTFKSLFLIFASALYCAHSVSLKGSNGRGDNHKLNMILDGKSKVELIKAHNHSFHSGLYTDESKKFTCECTCTGSNNTEGGSESGSGGETETGGESGNGSGSGSGGETETGGESGSGSGNGSGSGSGSGSGGGSGGETEAGGSGTAGGSHDRKPPREILEEYKKRKQGIIAGYYGSWNSQGDRAKNMTDSSPMVSILYIAFARINMFYDVSRPFNGKQKFLVRKHGLEYETYGVMLNEIRRIRKARPDIILILSLGGETYMIDITKDIDYIDQIVKLVKDFDFDGVDIDWEPHGSFNNLNELDFSKYYIKLINLIRSSIPEEKVISISGSSNAALSCVSVNETFCKDDDSPYNTNYLSQQMGKNEELYKASTMLSTGTFVNIFNTAKEKIDLVFIQTYNLETTNPSIMVDMYLSHLYFGLKYNITVLLGFSLEHNRGGFSPEDRALVELVSKTIHDENHKHNRADGVGIWHLFMKEQLPTGSYDIDAFLTNVWKHLNPQVEAPKDVVTTQNPDDCNSIDEYVSGLVVSKSGVYYKHNGAIWKTRSYSTRAPGVDRYEWDLVKICYERACNGKAAHYFNTDYQNGSIVIWKGEAFTIKWWQSGPPEGAALEAYEKLDASECPGLSEWNKEHPHKPIEEDIPYEQEEDAPL